AGGTCCGCGCGCAGGCCCTGGTCGAAGGTGCGCGGCAGATACACCGGGCCGACGTCCTGGGCGGTGGAGGGGTACTGCGAGGCCACCGGAGCCTGCACCCCGAACGTCCTCGGCGTCCAGTCGGCAAGCCTGCGGAATTGGGCGGATAGAACTCGATCCACAGCCATGATGCGCTCATCCTGCGAGCTGGTGAGCATGAATGCGGCTTCGGGCTCCTGCGGGTCTTCGGCAAGGTCCACGAGGCCTTCACGCCGGAGTGCAGCCTGCTCGAACAGCGCGTCTTCCAACAGTGTGCGTGCGCGCTCCCAGGCTCTCAGGTCGAAGGCGCTGTCGGGCAGGCTTCGGCGGCGCTGCGCGTGGTCGCGACACCGCTGAACGTACAACTCGACGAAGGCCTCCGCGGGCGCCCGGGAGCCGACGCCCCGCTCCTTCGCCGAAATCGTCTTGACGCTGAAGTCTGCGGCCTCGGGGCTTGCCACCTGTCTCTGTGACAGGCCTGAACCGCGCCGCAGCGCCAGCAGTTTCAACCCGAACGCGATCAGCAGCTCGTTCTTGGTCTCTGCGACCACCGCGGCTCCTGTTCCAGAGCGAATCCAGAGGTGGATCTCTGGATAGGTGGTGACGTGCTGCTCTTCCCGGGCCGTCCAGAGCGACTGCCAGGATCTCACGCGCCTATCAAGGCAGGTCCGAGATTTGGAGCAGCTCGCCGACGTTCCGAGGGCCGGAGCACAGCGCGGGTGACTCGGGAGGTCCTGGTGCTCAGCGCACTCAAGTTTCTCGGCATCGCCGGGGTGTTGGCGATCTTCGTTCTGGATGCCGTGCTGGCCGGCGTCATCGTGGGCCTGGTCGAGTGGCACGACCACTACCGTGTCACCAGGGCGATCCTGCGCGGCTTGAAGGCTTTCGCCGCCGCGATCGGCCTGCAGATTGGCCTTGCCACGTTCATCGCACTGCTCGTGAAGATCCTTTTCCTCTAGCGAGGGGGAACCCGGAACGCCCTGGGGCGCGCATCAAGTGGATGCGCGCCCCAGGGCGTTTTCCGTGCGTGTGCGCCGCGACCCGCGCCAGCGCTTCCGAAGAAGGCCGCAGCCTACGGGGGTCCGGGCGCGCGCCCGCCGGTCAGGCGGGCTCGAGGAGGTCGACGACGGAGAGCCCGGTCTCGCCGTTGACGAGCTTGAGCGCGACTTCGGCGCGGGCCGCGAGGTCGAGCGGGTCGAGGTCTTCGGCGTACGCGGCGTGCACGATGCGGTCCAGGCCTGCGCCGACCAGCGGGGCGGCGGTGCGCAGGGATGCCTCCAGGGCCACGCCTTGAGGGGCGCCGCCGTGCAGGACGATGTTCCGCGTCCGGTAGAGCCTGCGCAGCGCGATCCGGAAGGCCCCGGCGACGTCTCCAAGCACCGGGCGGGGGTTCTGGACCAGGTCGGCCATCCGCTGGGCAGCGGGCCGGTCACTGTACTTGGTGGAGGCCCCGGTGAAGTCCAGAGCGGAGGCACCGCCCGAATGCAGTGCGTCGGCTGCCAGGCGGGCGCGCTCTTGGTTCGTGGTGCAGGCCGCGATGTTCCGGGCGAGATCGTTCCTCGTACGGGGTTTGTGGTGGTGCGCGAGGGCGGTGAGCTCGGCGCGGGGCCATGAGCAGGCGATGATGGCGGCCTTTCTTCTTGCCCGAACACCTTCGGTGAGACCCGGGCCCGCTGGTACCGTCGCTCGTATGGACCAGAACGGACGCCAGGTTCCGCCCTTCGCGGCAGAGGAATACGCGCGCGTCGAGGCGGCCGCCCACCTCGCCGGCAAATCCCCGGAGGACTTCGTCCGCGACGCGGCGCTCAAGGCTGCCGACGACCCGTTCCTCAAGGCCCTCGGTAGGACCCGCGACCGCGTTCCGCAGCTTGCCGAGGTCTTCGCCGCGCAGGACACCCAGGCCGCCGACACCAGCGCTGCCTGGCCTGACCCCGCTCCCATGGGCAGCCGCGACCTGCGCGAGAGCCAGCAGCACGGTCACGCCGCGTGACGCGGTTCCTCAGCACACAAGAGCTTCTGCAGATCGCACAGACCCTCCCGGGCGACCCGGCCTGTCTCGACCTGGGGGTGCTGGACGCCGTCTGCGCCCGGGTCCAGTCCCACTACATGGGCCGCGACGTGTACGCCAGCGACTGGCTCAAGGCCGCGGCCATGCTGGAAACGATCGCGTTGCACGAGCCGCTTGAGGCGAAGAATGAATTCTTCGCGTGGCTGGCCGCCGAGACCTTCCTCAACACCAATGGCCAGTACCTGAACTACGAGCCGGAGGAAGCCCTCGCGCTCGTCATGCGGGCGAAACACAAGGGCGCCCGGGTCCAAGAAGTCGCCGCACAACTGCGCGACTGGTCAACCGGCTGATACCCGCGGCCGCAGCCGGGTCTACCCCTTCTCGTCATCGTCAGGCACGGCGAACGTGATGGCTTGCTCGTTCTCCGCTTTCTGCGCGGCACTCAGGCGCTCGATCTTGTACTTCTCGTCCAGGACCTTGGCCTTCAGCCCCCAGGACAGAGCGCGGGCCCGCATTCCGTTGTCCCCGGTGACTACCGTGACCGGGGCCGGGGCGATGGCCTGCTGCAGATAGCAGGCGCGCGCGACGATCTCGTCGTCGTTGTTCGGCAGCCGTACGTGCCAGGGCTCGTCCCGCAGGACGTCGATGACGGTCTCCCCGTTGTTGACGACTGCCCGGCCATCCGTCTCGATCTGGGTGAGGACCTGTTCCAGGAGCACAAAGACGGCGCGCGCTCGCTTCCGGACGCTGGTGTCATGCGTGTCGTACGGCTTCTTGTCGATTTCGTCGATCACGACGTGCGGAATCACCACGGAGGTGTCGGCGCCGTAGATCCGCTGCCACGGGATCTTGTCGAAGCGCATATAGTGCAACAGGTGGTTGGTGTCCAGTACCACCGTCCGCACACGGTGGCGGCTGAAGCACTCTTGAATCCGCCGCAGTTCGTTGGCCAACTCCATGAAATAGGTGCGGAGTTCCTGTAGTTCGGTATGCATCAGGTTGGCGTGCCGGTCTGCACTGAACCGACGGTGCATGATCGCGTCGTAGCGGTCGCCCCGAAGGCGGCCTGCCACCGACCGGTCGGCGAACATCTCCAGCAGCTCGGTCCCGGCCTTAAGAACCCGTCTCTGAACCTCTACTGAGGTGCTTCTGCCTCATCGGATGGTTGGACGCACGGAGTTCGCTTGGTTCACTCGCCGGTGGTTTTGCGCTGCTCCAACTGGATGTTTCTGGGGTGTGCGCTAACTCAGGGATCCTGATCCAGAGCACGCTGAGGCGGACAGGTGTATCTCCCATGAAGAGGTGGATTCGTGCGTTCTCGCTCGAAGGCATGGCGTGTTCTGACCGTCCTGGGTCTGGCGGCTGCTGCGATGGGGCCGCTCACCGCAGCCCAGGGGGCCCAGTCGTCCTCGATCGAAAGTGGTGCGACGTACGAGATCCGGAGTCAGGCGTCCGGCAAGTGCCTCGATGTGAAGGACGCGAGCGAGGCGGACGGCGCGTCGATCGTCCAGTGGACCTGTAACGGAGGGACCAACCAGCGGTTCGTACTCTTCCAAGAGGCCAACGGGTACTGGTCATTCCAGACGTTCGCCCACAAGTTCCTCGCGGTGAAGGACATCGAGAACGCGATGGACGGCTCGCCGATCACCCAGATCCCCCAAAGCGGCACAACGGAAGCCAACTCGACCTTTGACATCGTGTGGGATGGCAGCGCCGCCGACGTCTACCGGATCGGGGTGCCGGCCAACGACGCCAACAGGTTCTTCGACGTGAAGGACGGCAGCCAGGCGGACGGCGCGCCGATTATCCAGTACGTGCACACCGAGGGGCCCAACCAACTGTTCAAGGTGGTCAAGGTCGCGTAGTCGCTTATCGGCATCGGACCTGCACCAGCGCCAGCCGAGACTCGTCTTGCCCATCCAAGTCCAAGTCGGGCGGGGCGGGCTCGTGACTTGCGCCGCTCCATGGCGCACAATTCGCGCCTCCTTCGCTACTTTGCGTGACGAGGTTCGTTATTGCTGTCGTTCGCCGTTCAGGATCTGTACTCAAGGAGCTGTCTGATGCTGCGCAAGGTCGTTGTCTGTGCTGTGGCGGTGCTGGGTTCAGCCGCCCTGAACGCGGTACCCGCGACCGCCATCGTCGGCGGGAGCCCCGCCACGCCGGAATCCGCTCCCTACCAGGTCAGCGTGCAGTTGGAAGGCTGGCACGGGAAGTCCCACGTGTGCGGCGGCTTCTTGCTCGGTGCGAACAAGGTGATCACCGCCGCCCACTGCGTCGACGGTGCCGCCCCCTCCAAACTGGAGGTGAAATGGGGCGGGCTGAACCGTGACAAGCTGCCGATGGCGAGCTCGGTCACCAAGATCAGCATTCACCCGCAGTACACCTCCGTCGGCCTGGCCAACGACGTCGCGGTTCTGACCCTCTTCAAGACGGCTACCGAGGCCGACGGCGTCAAGTTCGCACATCTGGCCACCAGCGACCCCGCAACCGGCGCGGATGTCACCGTCACGGGCTGGGGCCGCAACCAGCGCGACAGCACGAACGTGCCCCAGCAGCTCCAGGCTGCGCAACTGCCAGTTCTGAACCGGGACTCCTGCGCCGGCGTCTACACCGAGCCCGGCGCACCCTTCGACACCACAGGCAGGTTCTGCGCTGGCCCGGCAGGCGGCGAGCAGGCTGTCTGCAACGGCGACGCGGGCGGCCCCGCGGTCCTGAACGGCGTCGTCGTCGGCATCACCTCCGGCGGCGGCCCCGGATGCGCCAAGCCTTCCCTCTTCAGCAGCGTCGCGTACTTCAAGCCGTGGCTCGAGTCGCAGTGAGCCACCGTCAGACCCGTACGCGAGACGCCTCGGACCGGCTGTGCCAGTCCGAGGCGTCTCGCCGGCGCCCGCTGCAGGAGGCAGTACCGGGACTACTTCACGCACATAGCGAACGCGCGTGCTGTACTACCACTTCCACCAGCCGCACCGCTCCGACCCGAGCGTGCCCGAGTACGGGCTATGGATGAGCAAGGTCTACGACGCCTGGCTCGCCCGGCCCGAGTACCAGCACAGCATCCGGATGCTGGAGGACATCGTGGCCCTCAGCTCTGGAGTGCGCGGTTCGGTGGAGACTCTCGGCCTGGCCCCGCCGACGAGCGTCGTGATCGAGTCCGACGGCTCCATCGAGGCTGTGGACACCCTGCGGTCGGTCGAGGAGGGCGCCACCTGGCTCGGGCTCGACGTCCTCCGCCACTCCTTCGATGAAGCGCTGTCGCATCCGAAGCTGCTGCACCGACAGCACGGCAAGGAAGCGCTCGCCGAGCAGTGCCGCGCCTGCCCACTCGTGGACGTGTGCGGCGGTGGCTACCTTCCGCACCGCTTCAGCGAAGCCCAAGGCTACCGGAACCCGTCTGTCTACTGCGCGGACCTGGAGTACCTCATCCGACACGTCCAGGGCTCCCTACGGCAGCACGGCTGGAACGCGTATGCGCAGGCCGCCTCGCCGCCGTAGACGCGTGTGCCGTACCGCCAGGAGGGGATCACGCGCTGGAACGAACGAGTGCAGCAGTGACCGAAGCTACCGAGGAATGACAGGAGGCGCCGATGAGCGTGACGATCCGCCCTGCGGAGAAGCGGGACGTCCCGGCCATGGCCGAGCTGATCGAGGAGATCGAGCGGTTCTACGGTGCGACCGACACCGACATCCAGCCACTGGAGGAACGCCGAACCCAGGTCGAAGAGGCGCTGTTCGGCTCGCCGCCGCTGGCTTCCGCGTTGCTCGTCGAGGACGAGACCGGGGACATCGTCGGACTCGCCGCGTATTCCTTCCTCTGGCCGGCCGCCGGCTCCTCGCACTCCCTGTTCCTGAAGGAGCTCTACGTCCGCGACACCCTGCGTCGGCAGGGCACCGGTGCTCGCCTCATGGACGAACTCCGTGCCATCGCCGCAGGGCGCCCCGGGTGCAGCCGCGTGGAATGGATGACCGACAGTGACAATCCGGGAGCACGGGCCTTCTATAAGTCACTTGGGTTCGCCGAGTTCGATGGGAAGATCGTCTACCGGGTCGACTCCGGCACGGCGTGAGGGTGGTACGAGGTCAGTGGAAGTGGAGCGCTGCGACGAGTGCGGCGGCAAGATCGTCATCGGGCTCGGATGCGAGTGTCCGCCGGGCTCGTCGGCGTCGGCGTCGGCGACCCCACGTTCGGTGCGTACGTTCGTGAGGACGGAGTGGCGTACTCACCCGGAGGACACGATCCTGATCTCTCCTGCCCAGTGCGCGCACAGACCGGGATGGTGCGACCACGTGACCGAGGACGACGTACAGCCGCCGCGCTGGGGGTGGATCCCGAATCCTCCGCCCGGGCTCTGGGAGCGGTTGAGCAGTGCTTCTCCGGCGACCGCCACCGCGGGCAACCCCAGGCGGCGAGCCGTGCGACGGTGCACCACCTGTGAGGCGAACCTCGCGCCGAGTTGACCACCGTGCTGCAACATCGCTCTGTTCTCGCTTCGGTGGGCGCGGCCTCACCCGTCGACGGCCGCGCCCGCCCGCGTCAGGATCAGTAGCTGATGACGAGCCGCACGGAGGGCCGGTTGATCACGGCTCCGTCGGCGAGGTCGCTGTCCGGTGTGTCCGCGGGGTAGGCCGTGACGACGGGTTCGGCGGTCCGGGCCGCGCCCCAGGCGCGGATCTGCGCGCAGATCCGCTCGGCGAGACCGGCGCCGGCCGGGCCATAGCCGACGGCTCCCAGCCGGAACCGGGGTTCAGTCTCGGGGTCTTCGGCGGTCCGCTCCAGGGTGAGGTACGCGATGGAGTCCCCCTCGACGAGGGCGGGGCTCAGGGCAGGTGAGGCGGGCCGGTGGAGACCGGCCTCCATTGCTGCGGGCTTCACGGTGATGCGGCAGGTCACTCGCTCCGTGGCGCTCAGCCGTAGCCAGACGCCGTCGAACGACTCGACGGGGCCGACCATCACATCGGTCCAAGCGACCGACTTCGGTCGGGTGAGCGCGTCGCGAAGGAGTTCCGGGGCGATGGACTGGTCCTCGTCCCAGTAGAGCCTGACGAGCCGGTCGTCGTCGATGTAATCGTTCCGCTCCCCGTCCTGGCCGATCACCGGGAGGAAGCCGCACATCTTGACGGAGTCGGACCGCATCAGCCCCTCCTCGCGTTGGAAGGCCACGGCCCTGGAGAGCCCGCGCCACCGCAGCGGGACCACGAGGCGTCCGCCGACGACGAGCTGGTCCCACCAGGCGCCGGGGAGATCCCACATGCCGACCGTGGCGATCATTCGGTCGTACGGGCTGAACTCAGGGGCGCCGAGGGCGCCGTCCCTCGTGACCACGCGAACGTCTTCGTATCCGTTCGCGTCCAGAGCCCGGCGGGCGTAGACGGTCACGTCGGGGGCGACGTCGCACGTGGTGACCTGTCCAGACTTCCCTGTGAGGTGCTTGAGCAGGGCGGCGTTGTAGCCGGTGCCCGCCCCGATCTCGAAGACGTTGTCGCCTTCGCGGACGGCGAGCTGGACCAGCATGAAGTGCACGACATCGGGCTGGGAGGCGCAGCTCAGCGGGAGTGCGTCCTCGTCGGGGTTCTCCTTGATCGTCACGCTCTTGTTGGCGTACGCCTCCTCGATGGGCGCGTCGGGGAGGAAGGCGTGGCGGGGTACGGTCCGCATGGCGGTCTCGACGCGTGCGTCGTGGAGGCCGGAGAGGTCCTCTTTCAGGATGGCGTCGACCAGGCGGTTGCGCAGGTCCTCGGGGGAGGCGCCAGTGGTGGTGTTCATCGCGTCCTTTCGGAAGGTGCCCGGCTGTGCGTACGGCAGGGGTAGATCGTTCTCATTTGTTCTGGTGTGCGGATGCGGTTCGCGGCGTCACCCTGTCAGGAGCAGGCAGCGGTCCCAGGGGGCGGTGATCGCCGTGTTGACGGGGTCGGTGAGACGGACCAAATGGATGCCTGCCGTGCCGTCCATCAGGCCGGCGCCGTCCGGCAGTCCGTGGTGGTCCAGGTGCTTGTTGAGCCGGACGTTGAGGCGGCGTAGGTGCGACGCGAGTTCGTCGTCGAGGGCGTCGGCGGCGGCACGGGAGACGGTCTGTATGAGCCCCGCCCAGCCGTGGCAGAGGGAGGCGTCGGTGAGCTGGGCGAGCTGCTGGTCGTCGGCCAGACATCCGGCCAGGGCCTGCTCGGCTTGCCGTTGCCGGTCACGGTCGCCGAGGGCGAGGCCGGCGAGTTGTTGGGCGCGGACGATGCCGGGGGTGCCGTAGCACCAGGACGGGCGTCTCGGTCCTGGACGCTGGAGTTCGCCGCGTCGGTGTTCGGCTCGGGTGATCAGGTCCGGCCACCAGGCGTGCGAGTCGGTGCCGTTGCGCCACCGGTCGAGCCAGTCGCAGATCCGGGTGATGGCTTGCGTCTGTCCGGGCACCCAGTGGTGGTGTCGCAGGGCCGTGGCCAGCAATGCCAGCGGTCCGGTGATGCCGTGGGCGAGGCCGAAGTTGCCGTGTCCGCCGGGCCATCGCGGCGTCGGTCGCAGATCGGGGCTGTCTCCCGTCCACCAGCCGGGCAGATGTTGCGCCTCGGTGGTGATCGGTTCCGTCAGCCGCGCCAGGTAGGCGAGGACGTCCCGCAGCTCCGTCTTGTGGCCGCGGTGCAGGTGGTACACGCCCAGCCCGGTCAGGCCGCTGATGAGGTCGAACTCGCCCAGGGTGGGCAACGCGCCGCGATCGATGCGGGCGTGTGCCCGCTGGAGTCGATGGCGTGTGACGTCGGCGAGGTGTGTGTCCAGGGTCGCCAGGGCGCGCGTGGCGGTGTTCGTGTGCGTGAAGCTGAGGACGTACGCGACGGCCGGGGCGCCCTCGTACAGACCGCATGCTTCGGCGGCGGCCTGGATAGGGCCCTTGAGCATGGCGGCGGCCCACGGCCGGAGCGCGTCCCGGTCCTCTTCGCCGGTGTGGGCCCTGACGGCGTGCAGCAGGGCGACTCCCGCCGCGCCGGAGTACAGCGACTGCCCCCAGCCGGGCCCGGTGGGTGTGGGCGGCGCGTCGTAGTTCATCAGCGGCTCTCCCCCGGCCAGGCGGCCCATGCGACGGCGGACTGACGGGCAAGGCGGCGGCAAAGCCTCTCGTCCTCCCGGTCCAGACCCCGCAGGCGGTTGTGGTGCATGTGCAGCAAGGATTCCAGGACGGAGTCGAGGTCCATGCTCTCGGCGAGGCCCTCGCGATACAGCGCCAGGGCCACGGCGCGACGGTGCCACGCTTGGGCGACCTCTTCGCCCCAGCACCGGGCATGAGGCGTAGCGCGGCGAACGAGTTCGATGGCCTGGTCGCTGACGCCTCGCTCGACGCGAGCCGGAGGCGCGGGCCGGTTCGCCAGCCACCTCATGCCCTCGTCGGGGCCGAGCAAGCCGCAGGCAATGTCCACCATGCCAACCGCGGCCAGCGCCCGTCCGTCGACACCGCCGCCCTGCAAGGCGGCGAGGGCGTAGGCCGAGTCGGCCGTGAACACCGCCTCGGCACAGCGCAGGGCGGCGCCTGGGCCGTAACGGCCGATCTCGGGGGTGTACGTGTCGAACACCAGCCTGCTGATGAGCCCTTCGCGGCGCAGGCCGGCGGCCCATCCGGCGACGAGCTCGGTGCAGGCGGCGTGCTGTCCGGGGCTGCCGGTGCGGATGCGCAAGCGGAGGTGGTCGAGGTCGTGCGGGGTGCGGTAGCGGATGAACCACCACTCGGGTGTACCTGGGAGTTGGAGCACGAGCCGCGCGAGGTGCGTGCCGATCAGCTCCTCGAACTGTTCTGGGTGGCTGTAGATCTTGGCGTTCAGCCAGGGTGCCTGCACCGCCCCTGGTACGGGTCCGAGGGTGCTGTTGGTGAGCACGGGGAGGAAGCCGGAGAGCGGGTCGGGTATCGGTCGGCGGGTGCTGGTCATCGGCAGGGCGATCTCGTGGACGTGGCCGCCGATCCAGCCGTAGGTCTCCTCGGCCGGCGCCTCCGTCAGCACGGCATGGCCTTCCCGGTCCAGGTGGGCACGCAGGACGGTGGCGTGTGCGGGCACGTCGAGTTGGAGCCGACGTGTCCGGTCGTCCTCCCGCAGCTCGACGGCACCGTGGCAGTGCCACCGCTTCCGCCACCGGCCGAGGCGATCGGTCCACTCCCGCATGTCCGCGGCGCGGCTTGGAAGGTCGTCGGCGGTCAGGTTCCAGCGACTGGGAGAGAGGATCACGCGCCCGTAGCGGACGCGAGGCAGGAACGGCAGCCGTGCGCCGTGCGGCCCCCAGTCGAAGCCGGTCCAGGCAGGCCCGAAGGAGCGGGTCAGGTGGGCCAGGAACCTGGCCAGGGGCGGGGGTTGCTTGTCCAGGGCCATGGCGTGGAAGACCTGCGGGTCCACCAAGCGGCGGCGGGAGATGCTGACCAGGTACAGCCGGGTGTGCGTGGCCGTGACCGCGAGGTCGTCGACGTCGATGAGCGTCGTAGAGGTGTCGTCGGGGCTGCGGTGTTCGCCCAACGGGATCACGTGTGGGAGATAAGCGGGGATGCGGGCGACGTTCTCCGTGTGCGGGTACAGCGGCGGGAAGGACAGCTGCGCGGTCAGCGCGTTCTCGACGCCCGTGGGAACTTGGCGGTAGACCTCGTCGAGTCCCGTGCCGGTGGCGACCGGAGTGAACCGGGAGGTGAGTGTGCCCGCGGCACGGGCCGGTGTCACCGTGAGCGTGAAGTCCCCGTCCTCCAGGGCGGACAGGCTGTCGGCGTGCAGGCGCGCGCACATCTCCACGTGGGGCGGTACCTCCTGCCCGGTCGGCGCATCGCCGGCCAGGCGGTCAATCAGGTCGTCGGTGAGGACGATCTCTCTGCTGCCGTCGGCCAGTGCCTGCCAGGCCAGAGCCAGCAGCGCCTCGTCACGCTCGGAGACTGTCGGGGGCGGTGCGGTCATGCGGCTGCCGGGGTACTCGGCTGGATAGCCGAGCCCGGACGCCGGGTCGACGACCTCCTTCACCGGAACGAGCGTGCCGGTGCCATACCGCTCCCAGAACGCGACCTGGTACTCCTTCCACACGCCCTGGCCCGCCGGTCGGCGCGTGAGCCGCAGTAGAGCATCGGCAGCCCTTTCCATCTCCTGCGCGACGCTCTCGGGGATCCGTACCTCGGCGTCCAGCCTCAGGTCGACGGCCAAGGGGCTTCGGCCCGCGTCGGAGAGCCCACGCAGTCGACCCGTGAGTTCCTCCCGAGCCGGGCCTTGCGCGCTCGCCGGGCGCCGGTTGTGCTCGTGTACGGCGCATTGCACAGCTTCCAGTTCGTGCAGAACCTGCGCGACCTGCGGCACCGCGCCCGCGTCTGCGCCGTGCAGCCGCTGGATCAGGTGGGACAGCGGATCGGTGTTGGTCATCGGCGCGCGCAAGCTGGTGATCAGGAATTTCTCGCGCACCAGCGCGCCGAGCAGTGTGCGGATGTTCTGCGGCTCGGTTCGGGGGAAGGAGGCGGCCAACTGCTCGGCGAGGGCGGCGAATCGGACCGGCCCGCCCGCGAGGCGCTCGATCACGCGTACCGCACTGGTGCGCCGGACGGTGGCCCCCATCTGTCCGCCGTGCGGGACATGCAGCCGTCCGCCGCGGCGCGCCGCCAGGTTGTTCAGGACGACATCCAGGCGCTCCAGCAGGATCGGGCACGCCTCCAGGCGGACGATGACGTCGTCCAGCCACTCGGTGTCCACCCGCGCCACGGCCTGGTGTGCGTCTCCCCACCTCACGTGCGGCGTCGAACCCACGCTGGCCGCGGTGACTCCCGCGAAGAGGCCGAACGGCGTCGGTCGCCCGCCGGCGCGCAACAAGTATCGGACGGTGGCCATGGCGGCGCGCCGGACCTGCTTGGAGCGTGTCGGCTGCCCGGCGCAGATCGCGTCGACCCGCGTGGCGAGATCGCCGCTCGCCTGCCGGACGGCGTCGGCGAACCGCGCATCGGCCCAGACCTGCCTCAGCCACCTGCCGCACGCCTCTGTGTCGGACGGGTCAGGCCACCATGTCGGCAGACGCGTCAGCGGCATCTCGGCGGCCCGGAGCAGTGCCGCGCCTGTGTGCTGGTAGAGCTTTCCGTCGCTTCCCATCCCCATGCCTCCGCCGTCAGTGCTGTGAACGAGCGGGGCCGGGGGCGGCAGCGCCCCCGACCCCGTGCACGGGCCGTCGTCAGACGGCGCTGGCGCAGGACGAGGCGCAGGAGGCCGCGCACCCGTCGCCGGTGCCGCACGCCTTGGGGAGCAGGTCGGCGCCGATCTCCGTGACGATGGTCAGGTCGATGTCGAACGGGTCGGCGGGCGCCTCGGGGGCGGCCGTCGCAGCGGACGCCCCGGTGGTGGCCGTTGTGATCGGGGTGAGCATGGTTGCGGTCATCGCACTTCCTCTCTGTCGGAAGGTTCCGAACGGTTCGTCGCGCCGCCCGGCCTGCGTATGGATTGCCGCAGGGCCGGGTTTCTGCGTTCGCACCTTGGGTGCGGCCCCTCTCCGGTTGACCGGATTCCGTGGAAGACATGGATTCGGAGCATCCGGAGAGGGGGGCGAGGACACGGGCCGGGGCTACCGGAACTGGCCCGCGTAGAGCGTGGTCAACGTTGTGCCGGTCACCAGGACGGGCAGGAACAGCACCTGGAAGGTGCCGAAGCCGAACCGACCGACGTACGTCGCCGGATGCCGCAGCACCCATCCGGCCTGGCCGAGCAGCTGCAGGAGCGACCGTTGCCGCATCCGGGCCATCACGCCGCCGACCTCCGTGCGACCGTGGCGCCTGCGGCATCGACGACCGCCCACGGTGTCGTGATCAGCGCTCCGGTCCGAGC
This is a stretch of genomic DNA from Streptomyces sp. NBC_00285. It encodes these proteins:
- a CDS encoding lantibiotic dehydratase, whose protein sequence is MGSDGKLYQHTGAALLRAAEMPLTRLPTWWPDPSDTEACGRWLRQVWADARFADAVRQASGDLATRVDAICAGQPTRSKQVRRAAMATVRYLLRAGGRPTPFGLFAGVTAASVGSTPHVRWGDAHQAVARVDTEWLDDVIVRLEACPILLERLDVVLNNLAARRGGRLHVPHGGQMGATVRRTSAVRVIERLAGGPVRFAALAEQLAASFPRTEPQNIRTLLGALVREKFLITSLRAPMTNTDPLSHLIQRLHGADAGAVPQVAQVLHELEAVQCAVHEHNRRPASAQGPAREELTGRLRGLSDAGRSPLAVDLRLDAEVRIPESVAQEMERAADALLRLTRRPAGQGVWKEYQVAFWERYGTGTLVPVKEVVDPASGLGYPAEYPGSRMTAPPPTVSERDEALLALAWQALADGSREIVLTDDLIDRLAGDAPTGQEVPPHVEMCARLHADSLSALEDGDFTLTVTPARAAGTLTSRFTPVATGTGLDEVYRQVPTGVENALTAQLSFPPLYPHTENVARIPAYLPHVIPLGEHRSPDDTSTTLIDVDDLAVTATHTRLYLVSISRRRLVDPQVFHAMALDKQPPPLARFLAHLTRSFGPAWTGFDWGPHGARLPFLPRVRYGRVILSPSRWNLTADDLPSRAADMREWTDRLGRWRKRWHCHGAVELREDDRTRRLQLDVPAHATVLRAHLDREGHAVLTEAPAEETYGWIGGHVHEIALPMTSTRRPIPDPLSGFLPVLTNSTLGPVPGAVQAPWLNAKIYSHPEQFEELIGTHLARLVLQLPGTPEWWFIRYRTPHDLDHLRLRIRTGSPGQHAACTELVAGWAAGLRREGLISRLVFDTYTPEIGRYGPGAALRCAEAVFTADSAYALAALQGGGVDGRALAAVGMVDIACGLLGPDEGMRWLANRPAPPARVERGVSDQAIELVRRATPHARCWGEEVAQAWHRRAVALALYREGLAESMDLDSVLESLLHMHHNRLRGLDREDERLCRRLARQSAVAWAAWPGESR
- the fxlA gene encoding FxLD family lanthipeptide; protein product: MTATMLTPITTATTGASAATAAPEAPADPFDIDLTIVTEIGADLLPKACGTGDGCAASCASSCASAV